The genomic region CATCGGCGTCATACAGCTCTTTGAACGCGACCGCTATCTCGCGGGTGGTCATCCCTTTGGCGTACAACGATAAGATCGGGTTATCTACCCGGTGCTCCGGGTCTGGTTTTTCTTCACCCGTTGTGGTTCAAAGGAGCCATCACGATCGCGCGGTGTACGCAGCTCCGGCGGTCCATCGCCGGTGATAACCGTCTTTTGGGTGTGGCCGTTGCGGGCGTTGGTCGCCGGTTCTGGCTGATTTTTATCGTCGCCGGGGTGACGGGTCATTTCGGCGTTGAGCGCCGCCCCGACACTGATTTTTTTCAGCAGGCGCTCAAACTGACTGATATCGTCAGGGGTTTTGAGATTTTTGGCCAGTTCGTTAGCCAGGGCCTGCGACTGTTTTTCGTCCATAAATTAACCTGCTTTTGATGCTGGATTGAACATATCAAAATCAGGCAATGACACAAATCTATGTACTGGCTCAACATATTTGCGCATTACTGCGTGAACTTGTTAAGCATTCTCCCGGCGATTTTGGTTATCAGCGTTCCCGCTGGAATACCGAACTGCTGGCGATAAAAATCTGTGATTTCACCGGTTGTCCTCTACATGCCTCAACCATCCGGCGGTGGTTATCTGCGGCCGGACTCGTATGGCGCAGGGCCGCGCCAACACTCTGTATCCGCGACCCGCAACAAAGAAGAAAAAATGGCAGCGATTAATGTGGCATTAGCCAGTTGTCGCGCTGAACACCCAGTGTTTTACGAAGATGAGGTGGATATCCATCTCAATCCCAAAATCGGTGCGGACTGGCAGTTGCGCGGGCAGCAAAAGCGCGTGGTTACGCCGGGACAGAATGAAAAATACTGTCTGACCGGAGCGTTACACAGTCGCACGGAAAAAGTCAGCTACATTGGTGTAAGCAGTAAAAGTTACTACTTATTTATCCGTGTCTTAGTGCATATGAAGGCGACATGCCGGCGGGTAAAAACGATTACGCTCATTGTCGATAACCACATCATTCACAAAAGCCGTGAAACATTGCGCTGGCTGAAAGCAAACCCAAAGTTCAGGGTGATTTATCAGCCGGGTTACTCCGCGCGGGTCAGTCATGTGGAACGGTTGTGGCAGGCGCTTCATGAGGCACAATAACCCGAAATCATCAGTGCCGTTCAATGTGGCAACTGCTGAAAAAGATTCGTCACTTTATGGATACCGTCAGCCCATTCCCTAATGCTGGTCACTTAAGGTGACCAGCAACCTTTTTATCCGGATATTTCCTGCTCTTTACCCTCAACTCTCTCGGGTAACTTCGCTCTCTTCTACCCGGTAACACAAGCCATTTCGCCTGTTCATACAGGGTTCTCAGTTCTCCCGGCATTTTTCCCGGCGAAGCCCAGGGCAGGGTTATCAGCATCCGGATTATTTCGCTTATCGCTCCACTGAAGCTCAGCTGGTAAGGCAGGTAATCTCCTTTCAGATGGAACGCCATCTGCACCATCTGATATCGCACCAGGTTATAAGCCAGCAGTACCCCCCATAGCTCCTGTCTCACCAGCTCCGGCAGGCGACTGCGTAATGTCCACCGGCTGTCCAGCATACCCTGCTTTGCTTCCCGGTAGCCCAGTTCTGTTTCCCAGCGGTGGCGATATAGCTCGCTGATATCTTTACCCGGATAGCGATTCGGGTCTGTCAGTGACGTCAGCACCTGCCTCTCTTTACCGTCTACCCTGCGGGTCAGCAGTCTTGCCACCATTTCTTCCGGGACCCCTGGCCATTGCTTCCTGGCTCGTGGACTGGTTTTCAGGCATATCAGTTCATCTCCACGCCCCAAACGGCGAACCACCTGATACTGTACGTGTTTTTTCAACGGCAACAACCAGTGACGGTGTTCTCCTGCTGTCTGCCAGTGATGAAGCAGACCCATCGAATAAAATCCCTTATCGAACAGGGTGATACTGTTATTCGGGGTTTTCTCCGTCAGGTGTTCAGCCAGCCGCATTTCACTGACTTTTTCACTGTCGAATGCACTGGCGGCGATCAGATGGCTGCTCAGCTCCATCAGACAAACCATTCGCACCTGAGGATAGCCGCCTTCGCCGTACTGGCTGCTGTGTTTACTGAAGACGGCTCTGTTTTCCGGCGTATCGGCGGTACGCCAGAC from Erwinia tracheiphila harbors:
- a CDS encoding IS4 family transposase, with amino-acid sequence MELSQALGIINAATPERARSLADLIPPELIQQALTLTDTVTLRKRKLSLESMIWLVVGMSIFCDHPMTEIVNLMDITDRTGAPFTARSAVIQRRKTLGENAVRELFDITQQHWNQQAAHPKWHGLNLFAVDGVVWRTADTPENRAVFSKHSSQYGEGGYPQVRMVCLMELSSHLIAASAFDSEKVSEMRLAEHLTEKTPNNSITLFDKGFYSMGLLHHWQTAGEHRHWLLPLKKHVQYQVVRRLGRGDELICLKTSPRARKQWPGVPEEMVARLLTRRVDGKERQVLTSLTDPNRYPGKDISELYRHRWETELGYREAKQGMLDSRWTLRSRLPELVRQELWGVLLAYNLVRYQMVQMAFHLKGDYLPYQLSFSGAISEIIRMLITLPWASPGKMPGELRTLYEQAKWLVLPGRRERSYPRELRVKSRKYPDKKVAGHLK